The Brevibacillus brevis genome contains a region encoding:
- a CDS encoding helix-turn-helix domain-containing protein, whose amino-acid sequence MAFTFKPLWKLLIDLDMKRTELRDAIQLSPSTLAKMGKDENIALEVLDKICNHLNCRIEDIIEHLPDKK is encoded by the coding sequence TTGGCTTTTACTTTTAAACCTCTCTGGAAATTATTGATTGATCTGGACATGAAACGCACTGAGCTTAGAGATGCTATACAGTTGTCCCCCTCGACTTTGGCTAAAATGGGCAAGGATGAAAACATTGCATTAGAAGTGTTAGATAAGATTTGCAATCACTTAAACTGCCGCATTGAAGACATAATTGAACACCTTCCGGACAAAAAATAA
- a CDS encoding helix-turn-helix domain-containing protein, with protein sequence MFTGQQVETMKQHSLFHTKGQLRETIDNHLKSIHEKLSPSTLRVLDVIRKRAMNESQETLGVAYLLIETICKMTKVSRSSVERAIRKLEQLDILKRVTTSRKTGLQGANIFYFLPLNDGVEMTGLDKPETPETSKVEAPRRETNTGVFNTPKRPKETKKNNVNGTHLVKDSSVIPSYIPKEFAKLIQQGFSCGRVIKQFWGKVVMFKRATGWTRNENVLPIAADAWEYTKNEYKRDKKEWELDRFLKCFYGTMKRIEEKRVEEYTAIWT encoded by the coding sequence TTGTTTACTGGTCAACAGGTTGAAACTATGAAGCAGCATAGTCTTTTTCATACTAAGGGACAGTTAAGAGAAACAATTGATAACCACCTAAAAAGTATACATGAGAAGTTATCTCCATCTACGCTACGTGTACTTGATGTAATCAGGAAGCGAGCAATGAATGAATCCCAAGAAACATTAGGTGTTGCATATCTTCTAATCGAAACGATTTGCAAGATGACGAAGGTAAGTCGCTCAAGTGTAGAAAGAGCAATCAGGAAACTTGAACAGTTAGATATTCTTAAACGAGTGACAACATCCAGAAAAACAGGACTACAAGGAGCGAACATATTCTATTTTTTACCCTTGAATGACGGGGTTGAGATGACGGGGTTGGACAAGCCTGAAACGCCTGAAACATCAAAGGTTGAGGCTCCCAGAAGGGAAACTAATACAGGGGTTTTTAATACTCCAAAAAGACCAAAAGAAACTAAGAAAAATAACGTAAACGGAACGCACCTCGTGAAAGATAGCTCTGTAATTCCTTCTTACATCCCGAAAGAATTCGCTAAGCTGATCCAGCAAGGATTTTCATGCGGAAGAGTAATCAAACAGTTCTGGGGCAAGGTGGTGATGTTTAAGCGGGCGACTGGATGGACTCGTAACGAGAACGTGTTACCGATTGCTGCAGACGCATGGGAATACACCAAGAACGAGTACAAGAGGGATAAAAAAGAGTGGGAGCTTGATCGATTCCTAAAATGTTTTTACGGAACGATGAAGAGGATCGAAGAGAAAAGAGTTGAAGAGTATACAGCAATTTGGACGTAA
- a CDS encoding helix-turn-helix domain-containing protein, producing the protein MQTVDRKDIGSLIKRMREDNHWSQDYLAEQLMVSRQAIVKTEKGLSTPRAELIERAYLAFKSEELVWKYMLVQKDKKELIYLANMMIRHDSRLSRGIIKHVIRESLSKGDLKTAAENVFQVILWDIESQQKTNKRKIAFVISTFKNVEPDPDEFADLLQKLYDISKRANSFDAFINISGAIAGTMKLDDRKKSRLLYQEATAYYFQGNHNKAYRISIKALEIMDHRIYPHSADVFQRHALICSQLDNHHFHLEAIEHYTIAKNMATPDQAVYSLALAGIARCYYMLEKFEDAKKHWKDLFQKLGKDDLIRVHSLNDMIMMEIKLGDVNEAKRLIRECERLLAIALKQKWKRYNTESLLLERNKQMLTALERDKYITPEISLLLAQLKKSYMRDEFELTRNFIHDKLFSPSTIESLG; encoded by the coding sequence ATGCAAACAGTAGACCGTAAAGATATAGGCTCGCTGATCAAACGAATGAGAGAAGACAATCATTGGAGCCAAGATTATTTGGCAGAACAATTGATGGTTTCTCGTCAAGCGATAGTAAAAACGGAAAAGGGCCTTAGCACTCCACGAGCAGAGTTAATCGAAAGAGCATATTTAGCGTTCAAATCTGAGGAACTTGTGTGGAAGTACATGTTAGTTCAAAAAGACAAAAAGGAATTAATCTATTTGGCAAACATGATGATCAGACACGATAGTAGACTTTCGAGAGGGATTATCAAGCATGTCATTCGTGAGTCACTTTCCAAAGGCGACCTTAAAACAGCAGCAGAAAACGTATTTCAAGTAATTTTGTGGGATATAGAGTCTCAGCAGAAAACAAACAAACGTAAAATAGCCTTTGTTATTAGCACCTTCAAAAATGTTGAGCCTGACCCTGATGAATTCGCTGATCTTCTTCAAAAGTTGTATGACATATCCAAACGAGCAAATAGCTTTGATGCTTTTATAAATATATCAGGTGCTATAGCAGGAACCATGAAGCTGGATGATCGAAAAAAATCTCGGCTGCTATATCAAGAAGCAACAGCATATTATTTTCAGGGGAATCACAATAAAGCATACAGAATATCGATTAAAGCTCTTGAGATAATGGATCACAGAATTTACCCTCATAGCGCAGATGTATTTCAAAGACACGCACTGATTTGTTCGCAATTGGATAATCACCATTTTCACCTTGAGGCGATAGAGCACTACACAATTGCAAAAAACATGGCTACACCTGATCAAGCTGTTTATTCACTGGCGCTTGCTGGCATCGCTAGGTGTTACTACATGTTGGAAAAGTTTGAGGATGCTAAAAAACATTGGAAGGATTTGTTTCAAAAGCTCGGGAAGGATGACCTGATTAGGGTTCATTCCTTAAATGACATGATTATGATGGAAATAAAACTAGGTGACGTCAATGAAGCGAAACGATTAATAAGGGAGTGCGAACGCCTCCTAGCTATTGCATTAAAGCAAAAATGGAAGAGGTATAATACGGAATCGCTTCTACTAGAACGCAATAAACAAATGCTTACAGCGTTAGAAAGAGACAAGTACATCACACCTGAGATATCACTTTTACTGGCTCAGTTAAAAAAGAGCTATATGCGTGATGAATTCGAACTAACACGAAATTTTATCCATGATAAACTGTTTTCTCCTAGTACAATAGAATCATTAGGATAA
- a CDS encoding helix-turn-helix domain-containing protein — protein sequence MDNLFGERLRSLRMEKDMSQEELGETFGVGKVTISGYERGTRTPTFDMLIGFAEFFRVSTDYLLGRTDNRTPIKGLEAMIASSKALNEVLAKMDPSEQDKFLEFAMWTLQTKAQNRP from the coding sequence ATGGATAATCTCTTCGGGGAAAGATTGCGTTCGTTACGAATGGAAAAGGATATGTCTCAAGAGGAACTTGGCGAGACTTTTGGAGTAGGGAAAGTAACTATTTCTGGATATGAGCGTGGAACCAGAACACCCACATTTGATATGCTTATCGGATTTGCTGAATTTTTTCGCGTAAGTACAGACTATTTGTTAGGCAGGACAGATAATAGAACACCAATCAAAGGCTTAGAGGCCATGATCGCTAGCAGCAAAGCCCTTAATGAGGTTTTAGCGAAGATGGACCCAAGCGAGCAGGATAAGTTTCTCGAATTTGCCATGTGGACGCTTCAAACAAAAGCACAAAACCGCCCTTAA
- a CDS encoding helix-turn-helix domain-containing protein: MQNRIREVRELKEIKLEALAKKVEISKAYMSQIETGVRGKRISYPLLTRIAVALETTAEYLMNGEANDQGAERVGSRAGH, encoded by the coding sequence ATGCAAAACAGGATTCGAGAGGTTCGAGAGCTGAAAGAAATAAAACTTGAAGCCCTCGCCAAGAAGGTCGAAATTTCAAAGGCTTATATGTCCCAAATCGAAACTGGGGTACGTGGAAAGAGGATAAGCTATCCTCTTCTGACAAGAATCGCGGTTGCTTTGGAAACTACAGCAGAATATTTGATGAATGGTGAAGCAAATGACCAAGGAGCAGAACGTGTCGGTTCCAGAGCAGGGCATTGA
- a CDS encoding DNA-entry nuclease, with protein MTKEQNVSVPEQGIEYDDRGRMLYHPEFHPNQGKRFSDEETAYLCKFYETDTLKSLSLALGRLEKSLEDRIAYLKKKALFDYYRAKWERQINAYRRE; from the coding sequence ATGACCAAGGAGCAGAACGTGTCGGTTCCAGAGCAGGGCATTGAATATGACGATCGGGGGAGGATGCTCTATCACCCTGAATTCCATCCAAACCAAGGCAAGCGATTCTCAGATGAGGAGACAGCTTATCTTTGCAAATTCTACGAAACAGATACTCTCAAATCTTTATCTCTTGCCCTTGGCCGCTTAGAAAAGTCACTGGAGGACAGGATTGCATACCTCAAAAAGAAGGCGCTTTTTGATTACTACCGTGCTAAATGGGAGCGCCAAATCAATGCTTACAGAAGGGAGTGA
- a CDS encoding group-specific protein — protein MKKLVAVDVDEQEIRNMCREKISELIKEADAELVFWDKKELLRRTMMCWPTILNQFFYDPRFPKHKIGTKWYFPARETREFLTQWLSEQPKH, from the coding sequence ATGAAAAAGCTAGTAGCAGTAGATGTAGATGAACAAGAGATAAGGAATATGTGCCGAGAAAAGATTTCGGAATTGATCAAGGAAGCTGATGCAGAGTTGGTCTTTTGGGATAAGAAAGAGCTATTACGTAGAACCATGATGTGCTGGCCCACTATTCTTAATCAGTTCTTTTATGATCCTAGATTCCCCAAACATAAAATCGGAACTAAATGGTACTTCCCGGCTAGGGAGACTAGGGAGTTTTTAACTCAGTGGTTATCCGAACAACCAAAGCATTGA
- a CDS encoding DNA-entry nuclease → MTRAAATIVIEDGIEYDRYGRMQYHPEFHFNHKTPFEEDELEYLCKFYETDATRSLSFALGRTEHTIRTTVNQLRKNGMYQVYKDRWNARYELESN, encoded by the coding sequence ATGACACGAGCTGCTGCAACCATCGTCATCGAAGACGGCATTGAATATGATCGGTACGGCAGGATGCAATACCACCCGGAATTTCACTTTAATCATAAAACACCATTTGAAGAGGATGAGCTGGAATACCTCTGCAAGTTCTATGAAACAGATGCAACAAGATCGCTTTCCTTTGCATTAGGAAGAACGGAACACACGATTAGAACCACGGTTAATCAACTGAGAAAAAACGGAATGTACCAGGTGTATAAAGATCGTTGGAATGCACGCTATGAACTTGAATCTAACTGA
- a CDS encoding AbrB/MazE/SpoVT family DNA-binding domain-containing protein, whose amino-acid sequence MKSTGIVRKIDHLGRVVLPKELRNTHDLPEGTPMEVFVNNNQIILKKYVPGCALCGSVENVQPHKSGKLVCKGCL is encoded by the coding sequence ATGAAATCAACAGGCATTGTACGAAAGATCGATCATTTAGGACGAGTTGTTTTGCCAAAGGAGCTTCGTAATACTCATGATCTTCCGGAAGGGACTCCAATGGAAGTCTTCGTGAACAATAACCAAATCATTCTCAAGAAGTATGTGCCTGGTTGCGCTTTGTGTGGGAGTGTTGAGAACGTTCAACCGCATAAGAGCGGAAAGTTGGTGTGCAAAGGATGCCTATAA
- the yyaC gene encoding spore protease YyaC, giving the protein MPIKRKLKLATKIKRLIPKGKKVLFVCVGTDRSTGDSLGPLVGTALKKLKFDVLGTLDEPVHAMNIAETLTQIEKNYPNHFVIAVDASLGDFKNVGDIEVACGALKPGEGVGKELPTVGDAHIYGIVNVGGFMEYFVLQNTRLSFVMKMASQIADACHKAIRGKGRGRVRKGT; this is encoded by the coding sequence ATGCCTATAAAACGAAAGTTAAAGCTCGCAACAAAAATTAAGCGACTTATCCCGAAAGGGAAAAAAGTACTGTTCGTTTGCGTTGGTACAGACAGATCAACAGGTGATTCTCTTGGTCCGCTGGTTGGTACTGCATTGAAAAAACTCAAATTTGACGTGTTGGGAACACTGGACGAGCCTGTGCATGCAATGAATATTGCCGAAACACTTACTCAAATCGAGAAGAACTATCCGAACCATTTTGTTATTGCAGTAGATGCAAGCCTTGGGGATTTCAAAAATGTGGGCGATATTGAAGTAGCCTGCGGTGCCCTGAAACCAGGTGAAGGTGTAGGGAAGGAGCTACCAACTGTCGGTGACGCACACATATACGGAATCGTTAATGTCGGAGGATTCATGGAATATTTTGTCCTTCAAAACACGCGGCTTTCATTCGTAATGAAAATGGCCTCTCAAATAGCAGATGCTTGCCATAAGGCAATAAGAGGAAAGGGACGTGGACGTGTGAGGAAAGGAACATAA
- a CDS encoding replication terminator protein, producing MFKLDDFANGALTEKFNMEAQRVLENIADPNTDPKKARTITMTITLKADDNRELAMVDINTKASLAPSKGVQTKIIMGRDRQGKVEAAELKSGAVGQTYITEEGDVADDKGNKVVQFK from the coding sequence ATGTTCAAATTGGACGATTTTGCGAATGGTGCTCTCACAGAAAAATTCAACATGGAGGCGCAAAGGGTTTTGGAAAACATTGCTGATCCGAATACAGACCCAAAGAAAGCGCGAACCATCACCATGACAATCACGCTCAAAGCAGATGATAACCGTGAACTGGCTATGGTTGATATCAACACGAAAGCTTCACTTGCTCCATCAAAAGGCGTACAAACCAAAATCATCATGGGACGTGACAGACAGGGGAAGGTTGAGGCTGCCGAATTGAAATCAGGGGCAGTTGGTCAAACGTACATCACGGAAGAAGGCGATGTTGCAGACGACAAGGGTAACAAAGTTGTGCAATTCAAATAA
- a CDS encoding AAA family ATPase has product MIKISKLEIENVKRVKAVKIEPTSSELTVVGGKNGQGKTSVLDSIAWALGGNKYRPSQPDREGSVVPPYLHLVLSNGLIVERKGKNSDLKVIDPNGQKGGQQLLDSFVEELAIDLPKFMNSTSKEKANILLRIIGVGDKLHELETKEKEIYNQRHTIGQIADQKAKFAKEQPYFPDAPKEPISASELIRQQQEILARNGENQRKRQQLNYLETEREAKGKEIARLETELLKLKEEYMKIGEDLAIARKDALDLRDESTAELEANIQQIDEINRKVRANLDKDKAETDANDYRVQYEALTGNITAIRQQKTDLLTNANLPLPGLSVEDGELTYNGQKWDNMSGAEQLRVATAIVRRLKPNCGFILLDKLEQMDLETLNEFGRWLEQEGLQAIATRVSTGDECSIIIEDGYVAGQEGVQLQQQPGAIDPAPTWKAGEF; this is encoded by the coding sequence ATGATAAAAATTAGCAAGCTCGAAATCGAAAACGTCAAGCGTGTCAAGGCAGTCAAAATCGAGCCGACAAGCTCGGAATTGACGGTGGTTGGTGGGAAGAACGGTCAAGGTAAGACGAGCGTGTTGGATTCCATTGCTTGGGCATTGGGCGGTAATAAGTATCGCCCTTCCCAGCCCGACCGTGAAGGGTCGGTTGTTCCTCCATATCTCCATCTCGTCCTGTCCAATGGTCTGATCGTTGAGCGTAAAGGTAAAAACTCCGACTTAAAAGTCATCGATCCGAACGGCCAGAAAGGCGGTCAGCAGCTGCTTGATAGTTTTGTCGAAGAGCTGGCAATCGATTTACCGAAATTCATGAATTCCACGAGCAAGGAAAAGGCAAATATCCTGCTCCGCATTATCGGTGTTGGTGACAAGCTTCATGAGCTGGAAACCAAGGAAAAGGAAATTTACAACCAGCGCCATACCATCGGTCAGATTGCTGATCAGAAAGCCAAATTTGCCAAGGAACAACCGTATTTTCCAGACGCACCGAAAGAACCGATTTCTGCGTCCGAGCTGATCCGCCAGCAACAAGAAATTCTTGCCCGAAACGGCGAGAATCAGCGCAAGCGGCAACAATTGAATTACTTAGAAACAGAGCGCGAGGCAAAGGGAAAAGAAATTGCGCGATTGGAAACAGAATTGCTAAAGCTCAAGGAAGAGTATATGAAAATAGGCGAAGATTTGGCGATTGCCCGAAAAGACGCGCTTGACCTACGCGACGAATCGACCGCGGAATTGGAAGCCAATATTCAGCAAATCGACGAGATCAACCGCAAGGTCAGAGCTAACCTGGACAAGGACAAGGCCGAAACGGATGCAAACGACTACCGCGTACAATACGAGGCATTGACAGGCAATATCACAGCGATCCGTCAGCAAAAGACAGACTTGTTGACGAATGCGAATTTGCCGCTGCCTGGGCTGTCCGTTGAGGATGGAGAGCTGACCTATAACGGGCAGAAGTGGGACAACATGAGCGGCGCTGAGCAATTGAGGGTAGCCACCGCGATTGTACGCAGGCTCAAGCCAAATTGCGGATTTATCTTGTTGGACAAGCTTGAGCAAATGGATCTGGAGACTTTGAACGAATTCGGTCGTTGGCTGGAGCAGGAAGGGCTGCAGGCAATTGCAACACGCGTCAGCACTGGCGATGAGTGCTCGATCATCATCGAAGACGGGTACGTTGCAGGGCAGGAAGGCGTTCAGTTGCAACAGCAGCCAGGAGCGATCGATCCGGCCCCAACATGGAAAGCAGGTGAATTTTAA
- a CDS encoding ATP-binding protein, whose product MQVISGKVEKAKKVVIYGPEGIGKSSLAAMFPKPIFIDTEGSTTELDVNRLPKPSSWEMINQQVRWVMTQIGRYETLIIDTVDWAEMLCVECICAKHQKNGVEDFGYGKGYIYVAEELGRFLNLLSDVIEAGIHVVLTAHSQIIKFEQPDEMGAYDRYQLKLGPKTGSRTAALVKEWADMVLFINYKTFSVATDKEGKKNKGQGGARTVYATHHPAWDAKNRHGLPDEFPLDYSYIAHIFNGSTKVTTSTPPQPVQRSAKEIEYDLVNGLRNAILDEQKQQQAWGQMTGEQQMAQEQQPSAEDALKPHIPSNIPPSLRDLMVQHQVSENEIQIVVSKRGYYPMDTPIANYDLGFVEGVLVGAWQQVLQMIQDTRNDLPFN is encoded by the coding sequence ATGCAAGTCATCAGTGGAAAGGTAGAAAAGGCCAAGAAGGTGGTAATTTATGGGCCGGAGGGTATCGGGAAATCCTCACTGGCGGCCATGTTCCCAAAGCCCATCTTCATTGATACAGAAGGATCGACGACGGAACTTGATGTTAACCGTCTGCCCAAGCCGTCAAGCTGGGAGATGATCAACCAACAAGTTAGATGGGTTATGACACAAATTGGGAGATATGAAACGCTCATAATCGATACGGTCGATTGGGCCGAAATGCTGTGCGTGGAATGCATTTGTGCCAAGCATCAGAAGAATGGCGTTGAGGACTTCGGCTATGGCAAAGGTTACATCTACGTAGCGGAGGAATTAGGTCGCTTTTTGAACCTTCTCAGCGACGTAATCGAAGCCGGTATTCATGTCGTGCTGACTGCTCACTCACAGATCATCAAGTTTGAGCAGCCGGACGAGATGGGAGCTTATGACCGTTACCAGCTCAAGCTTGGACCAAAAACTGGTTCGAGAACGGCAGCACTCGTCAAGGAATGGGCTGATATGGTCCTGTTCATTAATTACAAAACGTTCTCTGTTGCTACGGACAAGGAGGGCAAGAAGAACAAGGGGCAAGGCGGAGCACGCACGGTCTATGCCACGCATCATCCAGCGTGGGATGCGAAAAACCGTCACGGGCTACCGGACGAATTCCCACTGGACTACTCCTATATTGCCCACATCTTCAATGGTTCCACAAAAGTTACAACAAGTACACCACCTCAACCAGTACAGCGTAGTGCCAAGGAAATAGAGTATGACCTTGTAAATGGTTTACGGAACGCTATTTTAGATGAACAGAAACAGCAGCAAGCTTGGGGCCAGATGACCGGGGAGCAGCAGATGGCACAGGAGCAACAACCTTCTGCCGAGGATGCATTGAAACCGCACATCCCTAGTAATATTCCACCTTCATTGCGCGACCTGATGGTTCAACATCAGGTGTCAGAAAACGAGATTCAGATCGTGGTGAGCAAAAGAGGATACTATCCGATGGATACACCGATTGCGAATTATGATCTTGGTTTTGTTGAAGGCGTTCTTGTGGGTGCGTGGCAGCAAGTACTCCAAATGATTCAAGATACCAGAAATGATTTGCCATTTAATTAA
- a CDS encoding DEAD/DEAH box helicase, giving the protein MNLRPYQQEARDSIQSEWENGVKRTLLVLPTGCGKTIVFSKVIEDRVRLGERVLVLAHRGELLDQAADKLEKSTGLKCAREQAEETSVGSWFRVVVGSVQTMMREKRLEKFDRQFFDSIIIDEAHHCLSESYQRVLKYFDSANVLGVTATPDRGDMRNLGSYFQSLAYEYTLPKAIKGGYLSPIKAMTIPLQLDLTAVGQQAGDFKSSDLGTALDPYLESIAAEMWRVAQDRKIVVFLPLVKTSQKFANILNSFGFKAAEVNGDSQDRAQILEDFDRDKYNVLCNSMLLTEGWDCPSVDCVVVLRPTKVRSLYSQMVGRGTRLHPGKTDLLLLDFLWHTERHELCHPAHLIAENEEIAKAMTKQIEEAGIALDLEDVEKQAVEDVIAQREEALAKQLEEMKKRKRKLVDPLQFEMSIQAEDLASYVPSFGWEMAPPSDQQIKTLEKLGILPDDIHNAGKATKLLERLDKRREEGLTTPKQIRFLEQRGFEHVGTWSFDNAKRLIDRIAANGWRLPDGINPKEYRGE; this is encoded by the coding sequence ATGAATTTACGACCTTACCAACAGGAGGCGCGGGATTCCATTCAATCTGAATGGGAAAACGGCGTGAAAAGAACGCTTTTGGTCCTTCCGACTGGTTGCGGCAAGACAATCGTGTTTTCGAAGGTCATCGAAGATCGGGTAAGGCTGGGCGAGCGCGTGCTCGTCCTGGCCCACCGAGGCGAGCTGCTAGATCAGGCAGCTGACAAGCTTGAAAAATCTACTGGTCTGAAATGTGCTAGGGAACAAGCCGAGGAAACGTCAGTCGGAAGTTGGTTCCGTGTTGTGGTTGGCAGCGTGCAAACAATGATGCGTGAAAAGCGCCTGGAAAAGTTTGATCGTCAATTCTTCGACTCGATCATCATTGACGAAGCACATCATTGCTTATCAGAGAGCTATCAACGTGTTCTGAAATATTTCGATTCAGCAAATGTCTTAGGCGTGACTGCTACACCGGACCGTGGAGACATGCGCAATCTCGGAAGCTATTTCCAGAGCTTGGCCTATGAATACACGCTGCCGAAGGCTATCAAGGGTGGGTATCTCAGCCCGATCAAGGCTATGACTATCCCTTTACAACTGGACTTAACAGCAGTTGGTCAGCAGGCTGGTGACTTCAAATCAAGCGACTTGGGAACAGCCCTGGACCCGTATCTGGAATCGATAGCGGCGGAAATGTGGCGAGTGGCGCAGGACAGAAAAATTGTGGTATTCCTTCCGTTGGTGAAAACAAGTCAAAAATTTGCCAATATTTTGAATTCGTTTGGATTCAAGGCTGCAGAGGTAAACGGCGATTCACAAGATCGAGCGCAAATTTTGGAAGACTTTGATCGGGACAAATATAACGTCCTATGCAACTCCATGCTGCTAACAGAGGGCTGGGACTGCCCAAGCGTTGATTGTGTCGTTGTCTTGCGGCCAACAAAAGTTCGCAGCTTATACAGCCAGATGGTCGGGCGCGGTACCCGACTACATCCTGGAAAAACTGATTTATTGTTGTTGGATTTCCTGTGGCATACCGAGCGGCACGAGCTCTGCCATCCAGCGCATTTAATTGCTGAGAATGAGGAAATCGCCAAGGCCATGACCAAACAGATTGAGGAAGCCGGAATTGCGCTCGATCTGGAAGATGTCGAAAAGCAAGCTGTGGAAGATGTGATTGCGCAGCGTGAGGAAGCTCTCGCCAAGCAACTTGAAGAAATGAAGAAACGGAAGCGCAAACTGGTCGATCCATTGCAATTTGAAATGAGTATCCAAGCGGAGGATCTAGCTAGTTATGTTCCATCGTTTGGCTGGGAAATGGCACCGCCGAGTGATCAGCAAATCAAGACGCTGGAGAAGTTGGGCATTTTGCCAGATGACATCCATAACGCCGGTAAAGCTACGAAGCTGCTGGAGCGCTTGGACAAACGGCGTGAGGAAGGGTTGACCACGCCGAAGCAAATCCGGTTCCTGGAGCAACGAGGATTCGAGCATGTTGGCACTTGGTCATTCGACAATGCAAAGCGTCTGATCGATCGTATCGCAGCTAATGGATGGCGTTTGCCGGACGGCATAAATCCCAAAGAGTACCGTGGGGAGTAG
- a CDS encoding DUF3797 domain-containing protein, whose protein sequence is MNALKSVQLMRKYANCKECGNDKVGNGEGTLLIEDDIFKRSCKCGWSIEVDENDKPLLNLTIAAWATIGPRKIYEIHDKDDRFFGYVSVNELQKMGYVKRIDHCKKAEEFFNTPDGLDWVKKNRFFNVQ, encoded by the coding sequence ATGAACGCTCTTAAATCTGTTCAATTGATGCGCAAGTATGCAAATTGTAAGGAATGCGGTAACGACAAAGTTGGTAATGGTGAAGGGACTTTGCTCATTGAAGACGATATTTTCAAACGCAGTTGCAAATGCGGATGGAGTATTGAAGTGGATGAAAATGATAAGCCTTTGCTAAATCTGACCATAGCAGCCTGGGCGACTATTGGGCCAAGAAAGATTTACGAGATTCATGATAAAGATGATAGATTCTTCGGTTATGTCAGTGTTAATGAATTGCAGAAAATGGGCTACGTAAAGCGTATCGATCATTGCAAAAAGGCGGAGGAGTTTTTCAATACTCCTGATGGATTGGACTGGGTTAAGAAAAATAGATTTTTCAATGTGCAATAA